A stretch of the Lolium perenne isolate Kyuss_39 chromosome 3, Kyuss_2.0, whole genome shotgun sequence genome encodes the following:
- the LOC127339900 gene encoding protein THALLO produces the protein MLKARSNREERLKEKGLYKSVWLKSEKLSNTRASNNRKDLQTLDDFDDDVEKNNQVVRPRKLLVDGAKSNKNKFVSGDDDIPKRDDIGKKRRQHELRVLARVRGEDDELPQDGNHAEQKPDQSSDEDEFYKAVKRQRTEKLLRKQRAPIGKPLEEEIEGDGKRKISYQMEKNRGLSRSRNKKLKNPRQKYRAKHQKKVTARKGQVRSMKKPSGSYGGEMSGINPNVSRSTRLRG, from the exons ATGTTGAAAGCAAGATCAAATCGTGAAGAAAGATTAAAAGAAAAAGGGCTCTATAAATCGGTGTGGTTGAAGTCAGAGAAGTTGTCAAACACCAGGGCATCTAATAATAG GAAAGATCTGCAAACACTGGATGACTTTGATGATGATGTGGAGAAAAATAATCAAGTGGTCAGACCTAGGAAGCTCTTGGTAGATGGAGCTAAATCAAATAAAAACAAG TTTGTTTCTGGCGATGATGACATTCCAAAACGTGATGATATTGGTAAAAAACGACGACAACATGAGCTACGTGTTCTTGCAAGAGTAAGAGGTGAAGATGATGAGTTGCCACAAGATGGTAATCATGCTGAACAGAAACCTGACCAATCCAGTGATGAAGATGAATTCTACAAGGCTGTAAAAAGGCAAAGAACTGAAAAACTCTTGAGAAAACAAAG AGCTCCTATCGGTAAACCACTCGAGGAAGAGATTGAAGGAGATGGCAAGAGGAAGATCTCGTACCAG ATGGAGAAGAACCGGGGTTTGAGTCGTTCTAGGAACAAGAAACTCAAGAATCCACGACAGAAATACAGG GCTAAGCATCAGAAAAAGGTCACTGCTCGGAAAGGTCAAGTGCGCAGCATGAAGAAGCCTTCAGGTTCATATGGAGGTGAAATGTCAGGCATCAATCCAAATGTGAGTCGTAGCACTAGGCTCCGGGGTTGA
- the LOC127343879 gene encoding uncharacterized protein, with protein MGGGMEVNRNRWIEEWGADRENLELKFRFTRRSLAIIGIFGLAVPILVYKGIVREFHMQDEDAGRPYRKFL; from the exons ATGGGCGGCGGCATGGAGGTGAACAGGAACCGGTGGATCGAGGAGTGGGGCGCCGACCGGGAGAACCTCGAGCTCAAGTTCCGCTTCACCCGCCGTAGCCTCGCCATCATCGGCATCTTCGGCCTCGCCGTCCCCATCCTCGTCTACAAGGGCATCGTTCGCGAATTC CATATGCAGGACGAGGACGCCGGCCGGCCCTACAGGAAGTTCCTGTGA
- the LOC127343880 gene encoding uncharacterized protein, producing the protein MGRGEGEKESKRRRGRSSKRSPSPSSTSSTSHSPEPRSRSSSSKRSRRHRRHHKSSSRGDDRRRHRRRHQSRSDSDDSDRVEEAQQIVRDILCEFPAIASELRQLLQMVDSGEGIDISGISDKPLVKRLKKLFRSLRLKESANGAYLLPPKSVPTLDVVGPALPGSAKLGGDQNESVASQGRQVLQPNFDVQNRDANPPEDERQVDRVEEAPVKRVIGPAMPSRELLAAAAEMTEALRCRDAELEADDGFLIGPPPPAMVAEAASANEAERFEEVTRILGADADALYDVLGINWKMSPENIKKRYWKLSLLVHPDKCPHPSAQEAFVKLNNAFKDLQDPQKRGAIDEKIKKKEEMEQFEVELKAMREAAEWRRLQGISLEGDEELLAVPKQPEAPPTRDEWMTTLPPERKAGVPMHSTTSFSMNGKEGRGDTSAWTDTPLDRAQKAQQNYLEAYDKAKAIADGYEEQVKASDASLVDKYNSSKRSVSLVQKHRESKKEKKKHKQREKEEWEENHPWKPWDREKDIAAGRQNVALDPENMTQGLSSRFSSGAVQRNFL; encoded by the coding sequence ATGGGAAGGGGCGAAGGGGAGAAGGAATCAAAGCGCCGACGCGGCCGCAGCAGCAAGAGGTCCCCTTCCCCTTCCTCGACCTCCTCTACAAGCCACAGCCCCGAGCCCCGgagtcgcagcagcagcagcaagaggTCTCGTCGCCACCGCCGTCACCACAAGAGCAGTTCCCGTGGCGacgaccgccgccgccaccggagaCGCCACCAGTCGAGGTCGGACTCGGATGATTCAGATAGGGTGGAGGAGGCGCAGCAGATTGTCCGTGACATTCTCTGCGAATTCCCAGCCATCGCCAGTGAGCTTCGTCAACTTCTCCAAATGGTAGATAGTGGTGAAGGAATTGATATATCTGGAATTTCTGACAAGCCATTGGTGAAGCGCCTGAAGAAACTTTTCAGATCACTGAGACTAAAAGAAAGTGCAAATGGAGCTTACTTGCTGCCACCAAAAAGTGTTCCTACCCTTGATGTTGTTGGACCAGCATTACCAGGAAGTGCCAAACTTGGAGGTGATCAAAATGAAAGTGTGGCATCACAAGGGAGACAAGTACTGCAGCCTAACTTTGACGTACAAAATAGAGACGCTAACCCTCCTGAAGACGAACGACAAGTTGATCGGGTAGAGGAGGCCCCTGTAAAGAGGGTAATTGGCCCTGCAATGCCTTCACGTGAATTACTAGCTGCAGCAGCTGAAATGACGGAGGCTCTTAGGTGCCGCGATGCTGAATTGGAAGCCGATGATGGTTTTCTTATAGGCCCTCCACCACCTGCCATGGTCGCTGAAGCTGCATCTGCAAATGAAGCCGAGCGATTCGAAGAGGTTACTCGAATATTGGGTGCTGATGCAGATGCACTCTATGACGTTCTGGGCATAAACTGGAAGATGTCACCTGAGAACATCAAGAAAAGGTATTGGAAGCTATCTCTTTTAGTGCATCCGGACAAGTGCCCTCATCCTTCAGCACAGGAGGCATTCGTCAAACTGAACAATGCTTTCAAAGACTTGCAAGACCCTCAAAAGAGAGGCGCAATAGATGAGAAGATTAAAAAGAAAGAAGAGATGGAACAATTTGAGGTTGAGCTTAAAGCAATGCGCGAGGCTGCAGAATGGAGACGATTACAAGGTATATCTCTTGAAGGCGATGAGGAACTTTTGGCAGTTCCGAAACAACCAGAGGCACCACCAACCCGGGATGAATGGATGACTACGTTGCCACCTGAAAGAAAAGCTGGAGTGCCAATGCATTCAACTACATCATTTAGCATGAATGGTAAAGAAGGACGTGGTGACACAAGTGCATGGACAGATACTCCTCTTGATAGAGCCCAAAAAGCACAGCAAAACTACTTAGAAGCCTACGACAAAGCGAAGGCAATTGCAGATGGATATGAAGAACAGGTCAAAGCGTCAGATGCTTCTCTTGTAGATAAATACAACTCCTCCAAACGATCAGTATCTCTTGTGCAAAAGCATCGAGAGAGCAAAAAGGAGAAAAAGAAGCATAAGCAACGTGAGAAAGAAGAATGGGAGGAAAACCACCCATGGAAGCCATGGGATCGTGAGAAAGATATTGCTGCTGGGCGGCAAAATGTGGCTTTAGATCCAGAGAACATGACACAGGGATTGTCATCCCGTTTCTCATCTGGAGCTGTGCAGCGGAACTTCCTGTGA